One window from the genome of Natator depressus isolate rNatDep1 chromosome 27, rNatDep2.hap1, whole genome shotgun sequence encodes:
- the GRB7 gene encoding growth factor receptor-bound protein 7 isoform X2 — MDLAALRNDLPTTLDNLYQGHLEQDRTRSLSNGHAFPTGERDKAGLLAGSDVKRSQPLVIQVNRKLKEEEPRASSLPSIPNPFPELCSPSKSPILSSPSAGQGPQWESGPHVVKVFSEDGTCRSLEVMAGATARHVCEMLVQKTHALHDDSWSLVELHQHLALERCLEDHESVVEVQATWPIGGDSRFVFRKNFAKYELFKSSPQSLFPEVMVSSCLDANKGMTHSELIQNFLNSGSCPEIQGFLHLKEVGRKVWKRFYFSLRRSGLYYSTKGTSKDPRHLQYFADLNESNVYFIAQGGKLYSTPTEFSFCIKPYKVRSGMKGLKLFCSEDEQSRTCWMAAFRLFKYGVQLYRNYQQSQSRRSHQSWISTTPLRSMSDNTLVAMDFSGCTGRVIENPNEALTVALEEAQSWRKKTSHRYSLPIPCQGSPLSTAIHRTQPWFHGRISREDTQRLIIQQGLVDGVFLVRESQRNPKGYVLSLCHLQKVKHYLILPSEEEGQLYFTMDDGQTRFADLIQLVEFHQINRGILPCKLRHYCTRVAL, encoded by the exons ATGGACCTGGCAGCGCTGCGGAACGACCTGCCCACCACCTTGGACAACCTGTACCAGGGCCACCTGGAGCAGGACCGAACCCGGAGCCTGTCCAATGGCCATGCCTTCCCCACCGGCGAGCGGGACAAGGCTGGGCTGCTGGCCGGCAGCGACGTGAAGCGCTCACAGCCGCTGGTCATCCAAGTCAACAG GAAGTTGAAGGAGGAAGAGCCGCGAGCCTCGTCGCTCCCGTCCatccccaaccccttccccgagcTCTGCAGCCCCTCCAAGTCGCCCATCCTCAGCAGCCCCTCGGCAGGGCAAGGCCCACAGTGGGAAAGCGGCCCCCAC GTGGTAAAGGTCTTCAGCGAAGATGGCACCTGCCGCTCGCTGGAGGTCATGGCAGGCGCCACGGCCCGCCACGTCTGCGAGATGCTGGTGCAAAAGACTCATGCCCTCCATGACGACAGCTGGTCCCTGGTGGAGCTCCATCAGCACTTGGCCCTAG AGCGGTGCCTGGAAGACCATGAGTCGGTGGTGGaggtccaggccacctggcccatTGGGGGAGACAGCAGATTTGTCTTCCGGAAGAACTTTGCCAAGTACGAGCTGTTTAAAAGCTCACCG CAGTCCCTGTTCCCTGAGGTGATGGTCTCCAGCTGCTTGGATGCCAACAAGGGCATGACCCACTCGGAGCTCATCCAG AACTTCCTCAATTCTGGCAGCTGCCCAGAGATCCAGGGCTTCCTGCACCTGAAGGAGGTGGGGCGCAAGGTCTGGAAGAGGTTTTACTTCTCCCTCCGGCGCTCAGGGCTTTACTACTCCACAAAGGGCACATCTAAG gacCCGCGGCACCTACAGTATTTCGCTGACCTCAACGAGTCCAATGTCTACTTCATCGCCCAAGGGGGAAAACTCTACAGCACGCCCACCGAGTTCAGCTTCTGTATCAAG CCCTACAAGGTGCGCAGCGGCATGAAGGGCCTCAAGCTGTTCTGCAGCGAGGACGAGCAGAGCCGCACCTGCTGGATGGCCGCCTTCCGCCTCTTTAAG TATGGCGTGCAGCTCTACAGGAACTACCAGCAGTCCCAGTCCAGACGCAGCCACCAGTCCTGGATCAGCACCACGCCCCTG AGGAGCATGTCTGACAACACCTTGGTGGCCATGGATTTCTCGGGGTGCACAGGCCGTGTGATTGAGAACCCCAACGAGGCGCTGACGGTGGCCCTGGAAGAGGCTCAGTCGTGGAGG AAGAAGACGAGTCACCGCTACAGCCTGCCGATTCCTTGCCAGGGCTCCCCGCTCAGCACAG ccatcCATCGAACGCAGCCATGGTTTCATGGGCGGATCTCAAGGGAAGACACACAGCGATTGATAATCCAGCAGGGATTAGTTGATGG GGTGTTTTTGGTGCGGGAAAGCCAGCGGAACCCCAAGGGCTACGTCCTGTCCTTGTGCCACCTACAGAAAGTCAAGCACTATCTCATCCTGCCA AGCGAGGAAGAGGGGCAGCTTTACTTCACCATGGATGACGGCCAGACGCGCTTTGCCGATCTCATCCAGCTGGTGGAGTTTCACCAAATCAACCGGGGCATCCTGCCCTGCAAGCTCAGACATTACTGCACCCGCGTCGCCTTGTGA